GTCTTCTCGCATGATAATCAGTTCGTCCCCGTCCATGCTGAACTCGCTGCCCGCGTACTTGGCGAACAGGACGATATCGCCGTCCTTGACGGTCTTGCACTCGGGGCCGGCTGCGACGACGACGCCGTTCTGGGGTTTTTCCTTGGCGGAATCCGGGATGTAGATGCCCCCGGCGGTCTTTTCCTCTTCCTCTTTCCTCTGGACGATGACGCGGTCATTGAGCGGTTTCAAACCCATGAGAAGTCTCCTTATGCTGTCTTCACCGCAAGAGTGGCGGCGTATGTTTCGACTGGGCCAAGAGATAAGTACCGTGCGCACGGTGTCAACACTCTGAACGGATATTTTTCCGGACTGTAGGGGAGGCGCGGTTGAAATCCCCCCGGAAGCGCGGTAGTGCTAAGGATAGGAAAAAATCGAATAATATAGAAAACAGGAGCAAGTACAGGATGGAACCTGCGCTAAAAAGGCTGGTGGTGGTCTCCAATCGCCTCCCGGTCGCCCTTCGCAAGGAAGAAGACGGCTGGAAAATCAAACAGGGTTCGGGCGGGCTTGTCACGGCCATGGCCCCGGTGCTCAAGAACAGAGGCGGAATGTGGATCGGTTGGTCCGGAGCATCGGACAACGAGGCCGATCTGGACGAACTCATGGAGGACTTCACCGAGGAGGCCGGGTATGAGTTGTGCACCGTGCCTCTGACCGAAGAGGATGTGAACGGCTACTACTACGGCTTCTCCAACGAGATCATCTGGCCGCTGTTCCATGACCTGCAGAGCCTCTGCCGTTTCCATCCCCGCTACTGGCGCTCCTATCTGGACGTGAATTTCAAGTTCGCCGAGGCCGTGGCCCGGCGTTCCTCGCCCGAGGACTATATCTGGATTCAGGATTATCACCTCATGCACCAGGCCTTTTTCCTCAAGTCCATGGGCGTGCGGCGCAACACCGGGTTCTTCCTGCACATCCCCTTCCCGCCGCCGGACATCTTCATGAAGCTGCCCTGGCGCTCCAAGCTCATCCAGGCCCTGACCGAGTTCGACCTGGTCGGCTTCCAGACGGTCCAGGACAGGCGCAACTTCGTGGGCAGCCTGCATAGGCTCATGCCCGAGGCCAAGGTCGAGGGACGCGGCGCGGTGGTGACCATCAACATGGGCAACCGTTCGTTTCGCGCCGGAGCCTTCCCCATCTCCATCGACTATGCCCAGTTCTCGGAGATGGCGGGCAAGCCGGACGTGGTCCAGAAGGCCTTTGATCTCAAGGAGGCGCTCCGGCACCGCAAGATCATTCTCGGCGTGGACCGTCTGGACTACACCAAGGGCATCCCCGAGCGCATCCGCTCCATCCAGACCCTGCTGCGCCGGTATCCCGATCTCAAGGGCAAGGTGAACTTCATTCAGATCGCGGTACCCAGCCGCGAGGAGGTGGACGAGTACAAGGAGCTGCGGACCGAGATCGAGCAGCTTGTCGGCCGGGTAAACGGCGAGTTTTCCTTTCCGGGCTGGGTGCCGGTCCATTATCACTACCGCAGCCTGCCGCACGAGGATCTTGTGGCCTATTATGCCGCGGCCGACGTGGGGTTGGTCACGCCGCTGCGCGACGGCATGAACCTGGTGGCCAAGGAGTACTGCGCCTGCAACAACAAGGGGGACGGGGTGCTGGTCCTGAGCGAGTTCGCCGGGGCCGCGGCCCAGTTGCAGAGACACGCCTATCTGGTCAATCCGTACGACGTGGAGGGCATTGCCAAGGCGCTGCACCGCGCCCTTCACTGGCCGCTCGAAGAGCGCAGAGTGCACATGGTCCGGCTTCGCGAGCAGATCCGCCGCAGCAACATCTTCCGCTGGGTCGACTCGTTCCTGCGCGCGGGCATCGCCAAGTCCCTGGACGATTTCCCCGAGGCCGAGACCGTGGACTTCAACCGGGTCTAGCCGTGCTCGTTCTCAAATGCGCCGACTGTCGCCGCAAGCTCTGGAAGTATCATAAGATAGGGCAGGGCGAGGTCCACCGTTGCCACAAGGACCGCATCGACCGCGTCTGGAACATGGAGGAGCGGGACGGCAAGGTGTTCTGCCCCTGCGGCCGGGCCGTGGGCATCGACCGGGGGAGCTATTACACCATGGACAAGAAGGCCTTTACCTACAAGGGGACCAAAACCAACGATTGAGTGTCCGTCGCTACGGGATTTTGACGATGCTGATTTTTGAGGCTCCAAGCGGGGTATTGCCGAGGCTGTAGGTCATTGCCACAAACGCCGTAACCGGCATCATGGTGGCCTTGTCCATCTTCAGATAGCCCTTCAGCAACATTTTCGCCGTTCGCCCCTGAACCGTCGTGGATATCTGGTCATCAAGCTGGGCTGTGACATACGTCACGCCATCGACTACCTTCTCTCCTTCAAGCAACAGTTTCAGTGGGGTCTGCTGTTTGGGAGAGTCGCCTATTTTTATGTGCGCGTTGCCGAAGCTCGTCAAAAGCTGCCCCGTGACAATGGGGGCTTCGGGCAGCGGCCACAATATATCCTTGGGATCAAACTTCAGATTTTCAAGCAGCTCCTTCTCCTGGCGTTCGCCATCCGGCAGGGACAGCTTCCACGGGGAGTGCGCTGAAATAAGCTCGCCGTTGCCCATCATGTCGGAACGGCCCGTGATTTCGGCAATGGGCAGGGCGGGGGCGATGGTCTTGCCCTGCTGTTGTATTTTGACCAGCCGGGTGGTCAGAAAGAGCTGGCCGTTATCTTCCACGGATTCGAACTCGATGGTCATTGCCTGGAAGGAGCGCTCCTGGTCGTTCTGCCCCTTTGTTTCCACCGTAAGGACAAGTGTCTCTTTTTCCGGAGCGTAGCGATACAGGGTTGGAGTGGTCACAGGTGTGACCTCGGGGTCTAGGGGAATGATGGTTTTCGCGGCGTTGCAACCACACAGAAGCAGAACAAGGATGATGCTGAGAGCCAGAGTTGGACGCATGGGAGTCTCGTGTATATGGGGTGATTGTTTCATGGCAATTGCACTGTTTATATATGATACGTGAAGCCCACCCAAGAGACAAGGCCGTATATGGAAACGGGTTGACAGGGGCTTGTCCTTTCGGAAACAGTAGACACACGAGAGGTTTGGAAACTGTCACCAAGGAGTTGTTTTGAAAATTCGCTTACTTGCAATAACTGCCGTGCTGACCTTCATGTTGGCTTCCGTGGCCGTGGCCGCGACCGCCCCGGCGGACGCCACGCCGACAGCTGTTGAGGAGTGCGGCTCCATCCCCTGGGGCGCGGCCATATCCGCAGTGGAGGCAATCACCTACTCCCACACCATTGCCGGGGTGAAATACTACAAGGTGACCAAGACGGAACCGTGCGGTGTTTTCAACATCCAGGGCGCGAACGTGACCTATGGATTCCTGGATGGAAAGCTCTACACCGTGCTGGTGGAGATCGCCAAGGCCCAGGACGTCAAACAGGTGGTCGCCACCCTCATGGATTCCTACGGGTTGCCCGACCACAAGCAGTCCGATGGCTGGGACGAGTACCGCTGGGAGACCGACGACCTCAAGATCAAGCTCAAGAGTCAGTTCGCAACCGACCGCATCAAGATCGGTATGTACTACAAGCCGCTGATCCCCAAGGAATAGCGCCGTCTGAACGGCTTTTGCCAGGCCGCCCACACAGGGCGGCCTGTTTAACCATTTGCCTTTGTCCCTGCCGTGCTTATCCTCTGCTTGGAGGAATACATGTCAAAGCAGATGAAGAACTTCCTGACCGTCGCCGGGATCATCATCCTGGGCGC
The sequence above is a segment of the uncultured Pseudodesulfovibrio sp. genome. Coding sequences within it:
- a CDS encoding co-chaperone GroES, producing MGLKPLNDRVIVQRKEEEEKTAGGIYIPDSAKEKPQNGVVVAAGPECKTVKDGDIVLFAKYAGSEFSMDGDELIIMREDDILGVFA
- a CDS encoding trehalose-6-phosphate synthase, whose protein sequence is MEPALKRLVVVSNRLPVALRKEEDGWKIKQGSGGLVTAMAPVLKNRGGMWIGWSGASDNEADLDELMEDFTEEAGYELCTVPLTEEDVNGYYYGFSNEIIWPLFHDLQSLCRFHPRYWRSYLDVNFKFAEAVARRSSPEDYIWIQDYHLMHQAFFLKSMGVRRNTGFFLHIPFPPPDIFMKLPWRSKLIQALTEFDLVGFQTVQDRRNFVGSLHRLMPEAKVEGRGAVVTINMGNRSFRAGAFPISIDYAQFSEMAGKPDVVQKAFDLKEALRHRKIILGVDRLDYTKGIPERIRSIQTLLRRYPDLKGKVNFIQIAVPSREEVDEYKELRTEIEQLVGRVNGEFSFPGWVPVHYHYRSLPHEDLVAYYAAADVGLVTPLRDGMNLVAKEYCACNNKGDGVLVLSEFAGAAAQLQRHAYLVNPYDVEGIAKALHRALHWPLEERRVHMVRLREQIRRSNIFRWVDSFLRAGIAKSLDDFPEAETVDFNRV